A window of Tautonia plasticadhaerens contains these coding sequences:
- a CDS encoding DUF1559 domain-containing protein encodes MTRTTRRGFTLIELLVVIAIIGVLIALLLPAVQAAREAARRAQCTNNLKQIGLALHNYHQAVGSFPMAITTAYSDLGVQTNWGTWGSLSLLLPYLEQKPLYDAINFDWNCWQGRGNLENQTPYLTRVNAFVCPSDGLTGQDNTNNYFGSVGTTATVTSNAESTGIFARSRTYGIHSVRDGTSNTVAFSEALVSTTPGSPRQEKWRDAPAPSGASPGAAYYLLDATQQRAALLQDWEACNGYFMSTTEINRGQRGYRWGLSNLGESLFQTLVPPNSNQYPWNSCRLDCGGCGALHSGYYSATSNHPGGVNVALTDGSVRFLKSTIAMEVWWALGTRAKGEVVSADQY; translated from the coding sequence ATGACGCGAACGACCCGTCGCGGCTTCACCCTGATCGAATTGCTCGTGGTCATCGCCATCATCGGCGTGCTGATCGCGCTGCTGCTGCCGGCGGTCCAGGCCGCCCGAGAGGCGGCCCGCCGCGCCCAGTGCACGAATAATCTGAAGCAAATCGGCCTCGCGCTGCACAACTACCACCAGGCCGTCGGTTCCTTCCCGATGGCCATCACCACGGCCTATTCTGACCTCGGCGTGCAGACCAACTGGGGGACCTGGGGGTCCCTCTCGCTGCTGCTGCCGTACCTGGAGCAGAAGCCGCTCTACGACGCGATCAACTTCGACTGGAACTGCTGGCAGGGCCGCGGGAACCTGGAGAACCAGACGCCGTACCTGACGCGTGTCAACGCCTTCGTCTGCCCGTCCGACGGGCTGACCGGCCAGGATAATACCAACAACTACTTCGGCTCCGTGGGCACGACCGCCACCGTGACCTCGAACGCCGAGTCGACCGGGATCTTCGCCCGCTCCCGGACTTACGGCATCCATAGCGTCCGGGACGGCACCTCCAACACGGTCGCCTTCTCCGAGGCCCTCGTGTCGACGACCCCGGGCTCTCCCCGTCAGGAGAAGTGGCGGGACGCCCCCGCCCCCTCCGGCGCCAGCCCCGGCGCCGCCTACTACCTGCTGGACGCGACCCAGCAGCGCGCCGCGCTGCTCCAGGACTGGGAGGCCTGCAATGGCTACTTCATGTCCACCACGGAGATCAACCGCGGGCAACGGGGCTACCGATGGGGCCTGAGCAACCTCGGGGAGTCCCTCTTCCAGACGCTCGTCCCGCCGAACTCGAACCAGTATCCCTGGAACTCCTGCCGGCTGGATTGCGGGGGCTGCGGGGCCCTGCACAGCGGGTACTACAGCGCGACGAGCAACCACCCCGGCGGCGTGAACGTGGCGCTGACCGACGGGAGCGTCCGGTTCCTCAAGAGCACCATCGCCATGGAGGTCTGGTGGGCCCTGGGGACCCGGGCCAAGGGCGAGGTCGTGAGCGCCGACCAGTACTGA
- a CDS encoding DMT family transporter — protein sequence MDSQALRSALWMLVGAVSFATMGSFTHALGSRCDWLVVALVRALFMLGSAVVLARSAGVRLVVFRPPTLWIRSVAGSVSLVCNFYAISVLPVADALTLTSMYPLWIVIISAAWLRRIPSGLELGGMASGLIGVALIQRPHLDGAGLAAAVAVSSSATTAAALMGLHRLRHVDTRAVVAHFAGVGSLMAGLWLAIRSIGAGAPVVETDPTTLGLLLGVALSGTIGQMCLTRAYALGVPTRVAVIGLSQVAFGMIADVWIWGRVLTPLTLLGFALVLSPTALLTAIARRRLADVALPDPEAGADHVPDPTGPPCHAPRPAAAHAIGD from the coding sequence ATGGACTCCCAAGCCCTCCGATCGGCTCTCTGGATGCTCGTCGGCGCCGTCTCGTTCGCGACGATGGGGAGCTTCACGCACGCGCTGGGGTCGCGGTGCGACTGGCTCGTGGTGGCGCTGGTGCGGGCGCTGTTCATGCTCGGCTCCGCGGTGGTGCTGGCGCGCTCGGCCGGGGTCCGCCTGGTGGTCTTCCGGCCGCCGACGCTCTGGATCCGGAGCGTGGCGGGCAGCGTGAGCCTGGTCTGCAACTTCTACGCGATCAGCGTCCTGCCGGTGGCCGACGCCCTGACCTTGACGAGCATGTACCCGCTCTGGATCGTGATAATCTCGGCGGCCTGGCTGCGCCGGATCCCCTCGGGCCTGGAGCTGGGGGGGATGGCCAGCGGGCTGATCGGCGTGGCCCTGATCCAGCGCCCGCACCTGGACGGGGCCGGCCTCGCGGCGGCGGTGGCCGTGTCCAGCTCGGCCACGACTGCCGCGGCCCTGATGGGGCTGCACCGGCTCAGGCACGTCGACACCCGGGCCGTGGTCGCCCACTTCGCCGGGGTCGGGAGCCTGATGGCCGGCCTCTGGCTGGCGATCCGGTCGATCGGCGCCGGTGCCCCGGTGGTGGAGACGGACCCGACGACCCTCGGCCTGCTGCTGGGCGTGGCCCTCTCGGGGACGATCGGCCAGATGTGCCTGACCCGGGCCTATGCCCTCGGCGTGCCGACGAGGGTGGCGGTGATCGGGCTCTCCCAGGTCGCCTTCGGGATGATCGCCGACGTCTGGATCTGGGGACGGGTGTTGACCCCGCTCACGTTGCTCGGATTCGCGCTGGTGCTCTCCCCCACCGCGCTGCTGACCGCGATCGCCCGCCGTCGCCTGGCCGATGTCGCCCTCCCGGACCCCGAGGCGGGGGCCGATCACGTCCCCGATCCGACCGGCCCCCCCTGCCATGCCCCCCGGCCGGCCGCCGCCCACGCCATCGGCGATTGA
- a CDS encoding ATP-binding protein, whose product MIDFFRSLFDTGGFPARWHCGTGWSAGLGWLHIGADVAIWGAYLAIPCVLLYFVSKRRDLPFHGVFYLFGAFILSCGMTHLVDAGIFYWPAYRLLGLMKLVTAAVSWLTVAALIPIVPRAMELPGVMRLNDQLTAEVAERKKAQEQLQAYASALESANGRLAELSSEADQANQAKSAFLANMSHEIRTPMTAILGYADELLRDTRPGDDPARLDAVRTIRENGEHLLELVNDILDLSRIEAGRLEVDRRSVELPRLVAEVESLMGVLARRKGLALKLGFDGPVPVRIESDPVRLKQVLVNLVGNALKYTAEGEVRLTARLRRGTEAGPGVAALLEFEVADTGVGMAEEEVARLYTPYGRLGRDDDPRGSTGLGLTICRRLVELLGGRIEVRSTPGSGSTFTATVDPGPLEGVPLIEPESLAVASEALDAESEDAGPAEVPPGLRVLLAEDTVSNQRLIGRILADAGVELDVVGDGVEAVEAASRLEGEGRGYHLILMDMLMPNLGGLDAAARLRALGCRSPIVALTANAMQGDRDRYLRSGCDDYLAKPIDRARLLDTVARLGRSRPDVRMALRERIGPDRA is encoded by the coding sequence ATGATCGATTTCTTCCGATCGCTCTTCGACACGGGCGGCTTCCCGGCCCGGTGGCACTGCGGGACCGGCTGGTCGGCCGGCCTGGGCTGGCTGCACATCGGCGCCGACGTGGCGATCTGGGGGGCGTACCTGGCGATCCCCTGCGTGCTGCTCTATTTCGTGAGCAAGCGTCGCGACTTGCCCTTCCACGGGGTCTTCTACCTGTTCGGGGCGTTCATCCTCTCCTGCGGTATGACCCACCTGGTCGACGCCGGGATCTTCTACTGGCCGGCGTACCGGCTGCTGGGGCTGATGAAGCTGGTGACGGCGGCCGTCTCTTGGCTGACGGTGGCGGCCCTGATCCCGATCGTCCCGAGGGCGATGGAGCTGCCGGGCGTGATGCGGCTGAACGACCAGCTGACGGCGGAGGTCGCCGAGCGCAAGAAGGCCCAGGAGCAGCTGCAGGCATACGCCTCGGCGCTGGAGTCGGCCAACGGGAGGCTCGCCGAGCTGTCGAGCGAGGCCGACCAGGCCAACCAGGCCAAGAGCGCGTTCCTGGCGAACATGAGCCACGAGATCCGCACGCCGATGACGGCGATCCTGGGCTACGCCGACGAGCTGCTGCGGGACACCCGGCCCGGCGACGACCCCGCCCGGCTCGACGCCGTCCGGACGATCCGGGAGAACGGCGAGCACCTGCTGGAGCTGGTCAACGACATCCTGGACCTCTCCCGGATCGAGGCCGGCCGGCTGGAGGTCGACCGCCGATCGGTGGAGCTGCCCCGGCTGGTGGCCGAGGTCGAGTCGCTGATGGGGGTGCTCGCCCGCCGCAAGGGGCTGGCGCTGAAGCTCGGCTTCGACGGGCCGGTGCCGGTCCGGATCGAGTCCGACCCGGTCCGCCTGAAGCAGGTGCTCGTGAACCTCGTCGGCAACGCCCTGAAGTACACCGCCGAGGGGGAGGTCCGGCTGACGGCCCGGCTCCGGCGGGGCACCGAGGCCGGCCCCGGCGTCGCCGCCCTGCTGGAGTTCGAGGTGGCCGACACGGGCGTGGGGATGGCGGAGGAGGAGGTCGCCCGGCTCTACACCCCCTACGGGAGGCTCGGCCGGGACGACGACCCGAGGGGCAGCACCGGGCTGGGCCTGACGATCTGCCGGAGGCTGGTGGAGCTGCTCGGGGGTCGGATCGAGGTGCGGAGCACGCCGGGCTCGGGCTCGACCTTCACCGCCACCGTCGACCCCGGCCCCCTTGAGGGCGTCCCGCTGATCGAGCCCGAGTCCCTGGCCGTCGCGTCCGAGGCCCTCGATGCCGAGTCCGAGGATGCCGGGCCGGCGGAGGTGCCGCCGGGGCTCCGGGTCCTGCTGGCCGAAGACACGGTGAGCAATCAGCGGCTCATCGGCCGGATCCTGGCCGATGCGGGGGTCGAGCTGGACGTGGTCGGCGACGGCGTCGAGGCCGTCGAGGCCGCCTCCCGGCTGGAGGGCGAGGGGCGGGGCTACCACCTGATCCTGATGGATATGCTCATGCCGAACCTCGGCGGCCTCGACGCCGCGGCGAGGCTCCGGGCCCTGGGGTGCCGCTCACCGATCGTCGCGCTGACCGCCAACGCCATGCAGGGCGACCGCGACCGCTACCTCCGCTCCGGCTGCGACGACTACCTGGCCAAGCCGATCGACCGCGCCCGGTTGCTGGACACCGTCGCCCGCCTCGGCCGCTCCCGGCCCGACGTGCGGATGGCCCTCCGCGAGCGGATCGGGCCGGATCGGGCCTGA
- the aroC gene encoding chorismate synthase, giving the protein MLRYLTAGESHGPALTAIVEGFPSGVSLDAEFINVELKRRQGGYGRGKRQTLETDRVIVDSGTYHGVTTGGPITLRLLNNDAKLERLREPTAPRGGHVDLAGAIAYQTGIRQVLERASARETALRVAVGGLAKLLLRDLGIGVFGYVRELGGIEAPPLALDPQIRDASPVYTCNPGADPGIVAAIDAAREAGDTLGGVLEAVVTGCPIGLGSHAQWDRKLDARLALAVMSIQAIKGVEVGLGFEAARRPGSGVMDPIRFEAGHDPSDRRFGFRRPTNNAGGIEGGTSNGEPIVVRAAKKPISTLAARGPSVNMATKGESPASYERSDVCAVPAASVIVEAVVAFEVAAAVVERFVGSSLEAIRASMGAMHELSRRHLEEYWSAGKSAGA; this is encoded by the coding sequence ATGCTCCGCTACCTGACGGCCGGAGAGTCGCACGGCCCGGCCCTGACGGCCATCGTCGAAGGCTTCCCCTCGGGCGTCTCGCTCGACGCCGAGTTCATCAACGTCGAGCTGAAGCGTCGCCAGGGCGGCTACGGCCGGGGCAAGCGGCAGACCCTGGAGACGGACCGGGTGATCGTCGACTCGGGGACGTACCACGGCGTCACCACCGGCGGGCCGATCACCCTGAGGCTGCTCAACAACGACGCCAAGCTCGAACGCCTGAGGGAACCCACCGCCCCCCGGGGGGGGCACGTCGACCTGGCCGGGGCGATCGCCTACCAGACGGGGATCCGGCAGGTCCTGGAACGCGCCAGCGCCCGGGAGACGGCCCTGAGGGTGGCCGTCGGCGGCCTGGCGAAGCTGCTTCTGAGGGACCTGGGGATCGGGGTCTTCGGCTACGTCCGGGAGCTGGGGGGGATCGAGGCGCCCCCGCTGGCGCTGGACCCGCAGATCCGGGACGCCAGCCCGGTCTATACGTGCAACCCAGGGGCCGACCCGGGCATTGTCGCCGCGATCGACGCCGCGAGGGAGGCGGGGGACACGCTCGGCGGCGTGCTGGAGGCGGTCGTCACCGGCTGCCCGATCGGCCTGGGCAGCCACGCCCAGTGGGACCGCAAGCTCGACGCCCGGCTCGCCCTGGCGGTGATGAGCATCCAGGCGATCAAGGGGGTGGAGGTCGGCCTCGGGTTCGAGGCGGCGAGGAGGCCGGGGTCGGGGGTGATGGACCCGATCCGGTTCGAGGCAGGGCACGACCCGTCCGACCGCCGGTTCGGCTTCCGGAGGCCGACCAACAACGCCGGGGGGATCGAGGGGGGGACGAGCAACGGCGAGCCGATCGTGGTCCGGGCGGCCAAGAAGCCGATCAGCACCCTGGCGGCCCGGGGGCCCTCGGTGAACATGGCGACCAAGGGGGAGTCCCCGGCCAGCTACGAGCGGTCGGACGTCTGCGCCGTGCCCGCGGCCAGCGTGATCGTGGAGGCGGTGGTCGCCTTCGAGGTGGCCGCCGCGGTGGTCGAGCGGTTCGTCGGCTCCAGCCTGGAGGCGATCCGGGCGTCGATGGGGGCGATGCACGAACTCTCCCGCAGGCACCTGGAGGAGTACTGGTCGGCCGGGAAATCGGCCGGCGCCTGA